In Fragaria vesca subsp. vesca linkage group LG5, FraVesHawaii_1.0, whole genome shotgun sequence, the genomic stretch CAAGTTAAAAAGAAAAAATAGTCTTAATATATATTACCGGGCCGGGCCGGGATTAAACAGGCCAAAACTAAGTGATCCCGATCCCTTCCCGTTTTATTTAATACGGGATGGGCCGGGATAGGATTCTCGTTTTTTATTTTTAATCCCGTCTCGTCCCGCGAATTTTAAGGACGGGATCGGGAAGGGCCTTCGAGATCGGTTTTGAATGCCCAGCCCTACTCATATATGTGGCTTTTGTTGTGTCGTTAGAAAGTTTTGTTGATGAAGTGCCGTTAGAAAGTCGGGGAATCATGGGGTTGCACGACTAGTCAAATATTTTTGTGGGGGCATATTTGCATCATAAAGGCCATATGTCAAAAATCCACTGTGGGCATGGGCCCCCACTCGTCCTCAATCGGCAATGTCAACTCTCATTTATACTTATACTCTCTCAAATCTCATCTCTCTCTTTTTCTATGACATTTTTCGTGTCAACTAATAATTGCATGGAAGAATTGGCCGTGCTTATCCGATAACACCTAGTTTTCGTCTGATTATTTTTGTTCTAACTCTCTTGTGTATATAAAATTTTAATTTATTAGTCTCTTGATCTATTCGCGATCTATATAACTACTTAGTATACAGATCAGGTTGATCGACGAGCTTCATCCTCATGAAGTATCAATTCATCTTCAACAAAAATAATGTGAAAAATCAAGGTATGTTGAGATATCAATCCCACATTGGGAATATGAGACATTGCTTGTGGGTTTATAAAAGTGTGGACCACTACACCCATTGTCAATTGGTTTTGGATGTGAACCCCAAATTACTTTATCATGGTATTAGAGCGGGTTACTCACGTTCACATGTGAAGCACAAAGGCCACACGGACTCCACGTCACCTCAAATGTTGTCCACGTGATAGGCTTGAAAATTCGCCACACGTGCGGGGGCGTGTTGAGATATATATCCAACATCGGGAAAAATAGGATCTTGCCTGTAGTTTATAAAGGTTTGGGCCACTCCATCTATTGCCAATTGGTTTTAGATGTGAACCCCAAACTACTTTATCATAGTATCAGAGCAGGTTACCCACGTCCACGTGTGAAGCCTAATGACCACACAAACTCCACGTCACCTAAATGTTGTCCACGTGTTAGACTTGAAAATTCGCAACACGTGCGGGGGCGTGTTGAGATATCAATCCTACATTGGGAATATGAGATATTGCATGTGGGTTTATAAGGGTTTGGGCCACTCCACTCATTACCAATTGGTTTTGGATGTGAACCCCAAATTATTTTATCATATTAATAATAAAATATCAAAGTCCATGGATATATATGAATCGATCTCCAACTCTAAATAATGGAGTCAAATTCTAAAATGTCAATGTGCTTACGACAATGAGTGTCTGAGATAAAGGCAAAAAAGAAAGAAACGGGCATTAGAATCAGCAAGGTATTCGTGTAATGGAAGGAAGAAAAGAGATTGTATATCATGTGATCAAGGATGGACATAGATTCCACTTGAAACTTGTGATAGGAAATTAGGAAAGCTAGTGAATTTTACTTACTGATAGCTGCTGATCGATGGCTAATGGATAAGTTATCCTATTATGTTAACATGAAATGAAAGGATGTGATGAAAAAGGAGAAGCAGCAAATCATGTATGCATGATTTCTCTAAAAGTTAAATTTGGATGATGCTTTTTATACGTAGGAACGATTGGTCTCTTTCTCGACCATCATCCAAATTATATGGTCTTTGGCATGGGTGGTTTCGAATTCCTTTAATTTTGTGGCTCTTTGTCAGTTAGAAAGAAAGGTTATGATGGATCTAGTCATTGTAATTCTTATAGAAGAAGAATTAGCTATATTCCACAAGACGTACGCGTTCGTGACCATATGGAGAGATCGATAGACCATAACAGAGGCAATTTATATCTAAGACGAATACTCATGCACTTTCAAAGTACATCAATAAGTCTCGTCATGTTTACATTTGCTTCACCTTCATCTTCAGGTCGATCGATCGACGAGCTCAATCTCGATCAAAAACAAACTTAGCGTAACCTCAAAACGATATCTATTCTTGTATCGTTTTAAAAAAGAATCTATTATTGTATCGCACGTTAGCTGCACAAAATGATTGATGTTTTTTTTGGCTAAAGATATAATTTGGACATGTGAGTCAGCCAATCTATCCCAATAGTATTATGAACTACATAACCATGATATGGAGGAGCCCAACGTAACATCTGGATCATACACTAATTACTACGTAAAACCAGTTAGGCCTGTTAGTCTAACGTTTTTAACCTTGAAAATCCGTAGACATTCAGGCCCGGTGTAAATAAGTAATATGATAACCCAGACTCTTTAGAAGTTAACACCCTTTGTCAACGTTACATAAATTCTATAAGAAATCGAGTTTAAAGCTATAAACCATTAACGTATGTTGTGACTCTGAATGAATGAAAATTTCACTTAAGGAAGTGCCTGCTCATCCAAATCAAGTAGTCAACCTTCATTTGCGTATTGTGTCAGCTTAGCTCAAGTCTAAGTTTGGAATCTGTCTCAATTAATTAGGCACGTTTTTGTGCAAAGCTCTCGAACTTAACATAATCTAGGATGGTGTTAATCCTCATCGACATCTATGATGATGCATCAGCATGCATGAAATACAGTTGTAACAGAGCTTACGTTCTTATCCTGCAAAAAGTCCAACCGCACCGTAAAACGTGTGACCATTGTCCCCACCCTTCGTGACACCTTCACCTGAAAATCCACATCGAAAAGCGCTCCACCTTTAAGGATATCATATATCAAACCATGGTTAAACTTAACCTAACCCTGGTTAACACCTCCCTCGACTCTGAAACCTATTTATACGACCCCCTCTCGTTTCTCTCTCAACACATACAAAGAGTACAGTCCAGTCTCTTTGAGATTCTTTGTTACTGTTAAAACCAGCCATGGCGAACAACGGAGGTGAAAACGGGAACTTCAGCTTTGCTCAGACCGGCCGCCAGGGTCTTCCGAAGATCCAAACCCGCAAGGAAACGACGGAGGTCTGCCACGATGACACCGCAACTCCTGTTAAGGCCAAGACAATGGACGAGCTCCACTCTCTGCAGAAGAAGAGGTCATCGCAACCCAGCACTCCCCACACCGCTACCGGCCAGCAAGTCTCGGCTTTCAACGCCATTTCCGAGGAGGATCGCCAGAAACAGCAGCTACAGTCCATCAGGTAATCAGTACTATGTATATATACTACTACTGTACACATTACGATTTACGACCGGGTGACCTGTATTTTGGTACTGAAATTAATGTTGCATGGATGGTGGTTTATGTAAGTGCTTCTTTGGCGTCGCTGACGAGGGAGACGGGGCCGAAGGTGGTGAGAGGTGATCCGGCGGGGAAGGCTGATGGGCGGAAAGCTGTGCATGTTGAGCATCATCTGTATGATAGCTCCCTCTTTGGGCTTAGTGATAGTGCTCTCAAGTTCACCCACATCCTCTACAACCTCTCTCCTGCTGGTACATTACTAAATTTTACTTGCATGTCGACATTGATCAGATCAATTTTACGATTATGTTTAGAGATATTTAAGATGAGAATTCTTGGTTGTGTGAGGAATTACAAATTTTTACTAGAAAGTTGTTGAGGGTAACTGATCACATTTGAGATCTGACATTATTATCTAATGCTGTCAATGATATGTTTGAAATTAATTAGACGACAAATTAATTCGATACAAACCGGTATCAATCTAAAATTTCTTAAGATGGAATTTTTTTAGGAAAAATAGGATGTAATAATATCAACTAAAAAAAATAAAAAAATCCTTGATCGGGCTGAAATTTCAATTTAAAATTTGATATGTGTTCCATCTTACAGAACTGTATGAGCAAGCTATCAAGTACGAGAAAGGTTCATTTATAACAGCATCCGGTGCCTTGGCCACACTGTCCGGAGCAAAGACAGGCCGTTCGCCAAGAGACAAACGCGTCGTGAAAGATGAAGAGACTGAATATGAGCTTTGGTGGGGGAAGTAAGTGCCAATTGCTTCCACTGTTACCTCTGAATCTGATGTATCATTAATTGGTTCTGTATATTGCAACTTTGCACATTTTAGATTATGCTAATTCAGTATTAACCTCGATCAATAATATTAGGGGCTCACCCAACATTGAGATGGATGAACACACTTTCTTAGTGAACAGAGAAAGAGCTGTGGATTACTTGAATTCTTTAGACAAGGTACATATTCATCAAATGACCACATCCCAGATTTTCATATCTCTCTCATATTCATTTTGACTGATTCAAGACTTGATTGTAGAATTACCTTGATGTTTAAAATTAGTATCAGTATTTTAATCCAATTGCTTATGAAATGGTCCTAGAATCATGGGGCACTAGTGTCCATAAGCTGGCAATGACAGTTTGCAGACTTGGATATGAGTGGATCCTTATCCAGTTCCTAAATCTAAGGGATACACATTTGTATTTTATTATAGTCTCATCTACTGTCCATGAACAATTCCTGTTTATTTATTTATGCAGCTGAAAATGTTATCTACCTTTGCCACTTTCTTTGCTGTTTATATGAGGTTGACTTGGCTATTTTAAATTTTAAAGACAAGGTTGACAAAAATATAGTGAAGCCTTTGTTGGTGGGTTTGACCAGTAACTTTGTAATCTTTGTGGAAGCGTTCCACTCCTTTCATGATGATTGATTATACAGTCCTGTACAGTAAAAAGATTAAAATGTAAAAGAAGGTTAATTCCAAGAATTATTGAAGTGATGAGATGCAAGGGAATCGTAATAGGTGCTGTGCTCAATAATTATATATATATATATATATATATATATATGTACATATATGTACAGCCCTTTTCAAATAAGGACCTCCTTACCTTAGTTAAGTAAGGATTTCCTTAATTTGACCTACTTTCTAATCATATTTTCTCATCATAGCCATTCAGTATTTAGATATACATGATTAGATCATCTCTACAAATTTTCAGCTAATTTAGTTATCGTTAAGGTATCGAAAATGTATTAAATCAATGAACGAACTAAATCTGTTCATCTTGAACCGTACGTTCTTTTAACTCTAAATCACATTTTTGAATGTCTTAACCATTATCAATTTGGCTGAAAATTTGTAGAGATGATCTACTCATATATATCTAGATACTGAACGGCTAAGATGAGAAAATGTGATCAAAAAGTGGGTCGAATAAAGAAATCCGTATCTTAGCTAAAGTAAGGAGGTCCTTACCTGATCAGCATTGTGTGTGTGTGTGTGTGTATACTGGATTTTTGTTGTATCTTCCAAATGTTTTGACAGTAGTTGTCATTTTATGATTGAACATTAGCAAGGAAGGAAGTAGCTATGTTGTCATCATTATACAGATTTGAAATACCTGATGAGTATAAGCTTGAAGGAAAAGTTAATAGTTTGAATTTAGTAATGGAGGATATGTACTATGATCTGATAAGTTAAGTATATAATTGTAGAGAAAATGATCTCTTAGATTCTCATAGTTCTGTTTTTAGTTCTGGAAAGTGAAGTGAACCTTCCAAAACTTTTTATAGTTAAATGCAAAACAAGCTATTCTAGAGGTCTTTTCACCCCAACTTTTAGCCAATGAGTTGTGCAAGGCCTCAGGACATAGGTCTCAGGATTTAGGAGTTTCGTTATAATTCAAATATAACCTCCCAGTCTTAAGCAAGGAGTGAACAAAATAACTGTTTGACTTAAATTTTATTGTTATTTTTTTTTCTCTGCTTATTCCAGATTGGTGGTAAATTGTACAGTCTTCATTAGTGACTTCTGTCATGAATTTGCATTTCAGGTATTTGTGAATGATCAATTTCTGAATTGGGACCCAGAACATCGAATCAAAGTTCGAATTGTATCTGCAAGAGCTTATCACTCCCTCTTTATGCATAACATGTAAGTAGCTAGTGAAGTTGATATGATTACTTGAAATTTGTAAGGCTGCTGCATTTCACAAATGCTAACTTGCCAAACCTTACTGTACTATGACTAATACGTTTACTCTGTATTGTACGTTATGATTTTCTAGTTTCACCTTTACTTATACTTCAATAGGCAGTTGAAATTCCGCTCATAGCTTTATATAACAGCTTATAAGGTTTTTACCTGGTGTTCAAACAATATTGGTTTGGTGGCAGGTGCATCCGACCCACTCCTGAAGAGCTGGAGGATTTTGGTACTCCACACTTCACAATATACAATGCTGGGCAGTTCCCATGTAACCGTTACACTCACTACATGACTTCCTCAACCAGCATAGACCTCAATCTTGCCAGAAGGGAAATGGTCATCCTTGGTACTCAGTATGCCGGTGAAATGAAGAAAGGCCTGTTTAGTGTAATGCACTATCTCATGCCTAAGCGTGGAATCCTCTCCTTACATTCTGGCTGCAATATGGGGAAAGATGGTGATGTAGCCCTTTTCTTTGGCTTATCAGGTACACTCAGTTGCTAACTGATAAGTAATTTAATCTCTTTTGTTCCGGATTCTTATATAGCAATGTAACTGATGACAAATATATCATTTGGGCATCTGCATTAGGAACTGGAAAGACAACTCTTTCTACAGATCATAATAGGTATCTAATCGGAGATGATGAACACTGCTGGAGTAACAATGGTGTGTCAAACATTGAAGGTGGTTGCTATGCTAAGTGCATTGATTTGTCAAAAGACAAGGAACCAGATATTTGGAATGCTATCAAATTTGGGACAGGTAAAAAGATGATACTATAGACCATTGTCGTTTAAAGACTGTTAGTTGGATCTGAGTGAAAGATTAACTGCTATTGACTTTATTAAACTTGGTGTTTTGCAGTTTTGGAGAATGTTGTGTTTGATGAACATACTCGAGAAGTGGATTATTCAGAGAAATCTGTTACAGGTAAAAAATCATTGATATCTTTTAGAAGCTGGGCTTTGTTCAAGTAAACTTTCACTTATCATGAATTGTAATCGGTAATCTCCCTGTGTAATCATTTTGAATCAGTTATGTAAATCTTTTGCGCGAGTACATTGTAGGCTCGACATAAGAGTTGGTTAATTATTTATTTCCTTCAATAGATATTCAGATATCACTACATAAGTATGGATCCATATGTTAACTATATTAATCTTGGTAAGAACATATGCATCGGAGATTGTGAGGCTATAGATCACCGATACCATAGCATCATTGTTCCTTAATCTTTATTCTAGTATAGCTTGTTGTACAAATGATAATTAGTGAATAATTAATATATCACGCTTGACCAAAAAAAAAAGAATAATTAATATATCACAGCATATGAGCATGTTAATATGAATCATGTACAGAAACCAATATTGTTTCTTGCTGAAATTTTGCTTATCATGACCATATTGGTGCAGAGAACACCAGGGCAGCATATCCTATAGAGTACATACCAAATGCTAAAATACCATGTGTTGGTCCTCATCCGAAAAATGTCATTCTCCTGGCCTGTGATGCATTTGGTGTGCTCCCACCTGTGAGCAAGTTGAGTTTGGCCCAAACAATGTACCATTTTATCAGCGGCTACACTGCTTTGGTACTTACTTAAATTGAGCTCCATTCAAAACTAATACTTTTTACTAGTTCCATGCATTGAATTTTATTGATACAAATTCCAATGGAAAATAGGTTGCTGGAACTGAGGATGGTATCAAGGAACCACAAGCTACATTCTCAGCATGCTTTGGTGCAGCATTTATAATGATGCATCCAACAAGGTATGCAGCAATGTTGGCTGAAAAGATGCAAAAGCATGGGGCTACAGGATGGCTTGTGAATACAGGCTGGTCAGCAGGAAGGTATGGAAACTGTATAATCAAAGTTTCGATTGGCAGCTACATTTTGATCTACCTAGTTGTCTTACATTGAATTATTTTGCAGGTATGGAACAGGTAACCGCATCAAATTAGCTCATACCAGGAAGATCATTGATGCTATCCACTCGGGGACCCTTTTGAATGCAAACTACACCAAGACTGAAGTATTTGGACTCGAGATCCCTACTAAGATTGAGGGTGTACCTGCAGAAATTCTGGATCCAATAAACACTGTCAGTTTTCTATCTATTACTTAGTTAACTGTTACATACTTTGGCATGCACGCTTGGTATTTGCATTGACATGTTGTTATATCTGATTCTTTCAATGACAGTGGTCAGACAAGAAAGCCTACAAAGACTCACTACTGAAGTTGGGTGGTCTTTTCAAGAAGAATTTTGAGGTATTCGTGAATCACAAGATTGGGAAAGATAACAAGCTCACAGAGGAAATCCTTGCTGCGGGTCCAAATTTTTGATCAGAGACTAGCGTCATTAGTGAGGGTCAAACAAAATGAAATAAGATACGTGCACATATATAGGTGTGTATATGTATGTGTGTGATTGATATCCTTGATTTCCTCGAGTGTAATTATCTCTTTCCTGTTGTTCTGTTTCTTTGGTCTTTCGATTCAGTGCCTTGGTTTTTCTTTCTTTCTCAGCATATACGTGTCAAGAGCATCTGTAACAATTGTTTGAAGTAAAATTTTAGACAAAGAGCGAGGCTGTGGCAGTCAAACTAGCATGACAATAAGATGTCATCAAAATCACATCGCATGCTTCCTCTGGGGATATATGCAGAATGTTACCTTGCACATCTTACTAAACTTACTATATCTCAGTAGCATATGCAGGAATATATATTGGATTTGTAATTACATATCCTAGTGTAAAATGCTTGAATTCATGATTATTTATTCCATGAATACCTGGAAAAAAAAATATCAATACATAGACCAAGCTCGGCCTTATTTGCATGATTTGTTCTAAGATTAGTCTCATAAAGTCATAATCATAAACTGTATTAGCTAGGTTTGCCACCCTTTCGGTCATTATGAGAATTGGAGTTGTGTACCTCGTCAACTTAGTTGATCTGTACGTTTGCGATGACATATTGGAAGAAAAATTCCAGAAGATTGAGTACTGCCGATATAGACTCAAGTGATCAAAATCATTTCAGTGAAGTGAAATACTGCTAAACCGCAAGCGACAGAACTTGTGCTGTGAATAGGATTAACCTCCATTACAAGATTTTCAAGTAAAGAGGCCACACTTGACACACCACATCTCCACAGATCCTTAATTTGACTTAAAGGCCAAGAAGGACAAGGAATGATTTAACAAACACGATAACGAGGCATGCATATGTTTCAACTGGTCTGTAGATCAAAGAAAACAAAGCAGATGTCACATTTAGGTGAAAACAAAATAAGAGCAATGCTTTGTTAATTAAGTACAGATATTCAAAATTAGTCCATAAGAATAATCAAAAGATGTAACAGTCATAATGCTAAACCTCACTATCTATGCAAATTGTTAACAACAAAAGGGGAGGATAACCTTGTAGTCTTAAGTAGCAGTTGCACATAGTTTCACATATATGGGTCTGCGTTAGGATGATGGAGTGTATTACCCTACTGAGTAGCGAAACATATGTTGAACTTTCGGTTGTTATATTCTGCTATCCTGAATTTATGATAGCTATAACCTATCCTCAGTTGCTTTCATGCATCAAGCATCCCACACAATCTACTAGCAGAGAGATAGATACAAGATAGAGACAAAGGCAAACATATAGAAAATGAGAGAGAGAGAGAGAGAGAGAGAGAGAGAAGATCGGAGGATGTCGTCGCCGGAGCTGGAGGATGTGCGGGAGCCGGACTTGGCGGCCAGAGAAATCGGCGAGATCGGAGACGGTGCGGTGGAGGGCGGAGATTGGAGGATGTGAGGAGGCGACCTCATCGCAGGTGGGGGTGGACCTCGTCGGCGCCGTCTACAGAGAGGGAGAGAGCGCGCTAAAAAGTTTAAAAGAGAGAGAGAGAGAAGAGAGGCAGAGATCTGAACGAGAGAAACAAATCACTAGATTTAGGGCTAGTGAAAATTTTCCCTATATTACGTGTAAACCTATCACTAAATGAAATCAGCAATATTCCTTATCCTACTAGCACAAGTCCAAGACATACACAATACCCTACAACAAAACGGGAGTTGTAAAAGATGCCAGGGACCAGATATATGGGAGAGGTATGATAGACAAACCCTATAGATACCAAAACTCACCAAAACCCTAATCCTCCTTCTCATCTCCCAATCAGTTCTCCCCAACCCTCTAAACCCATCTAATCGTTCGCCCCTAACCAGCAAGATGGTGTTGGCGGAGCTAGGAGGGAGCATCTCCCTTGCTCTCCAGCAGATGAGCAATGCGACCGTGATCGACGAGAAGGTTTTGAACGAGTGCCTCAATGAGATCACTCGCGCTCTTCTCCAGTCCGATGTGCAATTCAAGCTCGTCCGCGATATGCAGACCAATATCAAGAAGATCGTCAATTTGGAACATCTCGCTGCTGGTCACAACAAGCGTCGCATTATCCAAAACGCCATTTTCAACGAGCTCTGCAAAATGCTTGATCCTGGAAAACCATCCTTCACTCCCAACAAGGGGAACCCCAGTGTCGTCATGTTTGTTGGTTTGCAAGGTAATAATGTTTCCGTTTCGGCTAATACATATTTAAATTTCACGATCCGATTTGAACTGATTGTATACTAGTTAGATATGTTTATGATTATTTGTGTTGCTCGTAACGTTTTTGAAGCATTTGGCTGGTGGAGCTTGGTTTTTGTTTTTGTATTGATTCATGTGTATTGTGTGATATGTATGTTCAGGTTCTGGAAAGACTACAACGTGCACGAAGTATGCTTATTATCATCAGAAAAAGGGATGGAAGCCTGCCCTGGTGTGCGCGGATACTTTCCGAGCTGGTGCTT encodes the following:
- the LOC101302361 gene encoding phosphoenolpyruvate carboxykinase [ATP]-like, with amino-acid sequence MANNGGENGNFSFAQTGRQGLPKIQTRKETTEVCHDDTATPVKAKTMDELHSLQKKRSSQPSTPHTATGQQVSAFNAISEEDRQKQQLQSISASLASLTRETGPKVVRGDPAGKADGRKAVHVEHHLYDSSLFGLSDSALKFTHILYNLSPAELYEQAIKYEKGSFITASGALATLSGAKTGRSPRDKRVVKDEETEYELWWGKGSPNIEMDEHTFLVNRERAVDYLNSLDKVFVNDQFLNWDPEHRIKVRIVSARAYHSLFMHNMCIRPTPEELEDFGTPHFTIYNAGQFPCNRYTHYMTSSTSIDLNLARREMVILGTQYAGEMKKGLFSVMHYLMPKRGILSLHSGCNMGKDGDVALFFGLSGTGKTTLSTDHNRYLIGDDEHCWSNNGVSNIEGGCYAKCIDLSKDKEPDIWNAIKFGTVLENVVFDEHTREVDYSEKSVTENTRAAYPIEYIPNAKIPCVGPHPKNVILLACDAFGVLPPVSKLSLAQTMYHFISGYTALVAGTEDGIKEPQATFSACFGAAFIMMHPTRYAAMLAEKMQKHGATGWLVNTGWSAGRYGTGNRIKLAHTRKIIDAIHSGTLLNANYTKTEVFGLEIPTKIEGVPAEILDPINTWSDKKAYKDSLLKLGGLFKKNFEVFVNHKIGKDNKLTEEILAAGPNF